A genome region from Brassica oleracea var. oleracea cultivar TO1000 chromosome C2, BOL, whole genome shotgun sequence includes the following:
- the LOC106327524 gene encoding LOW QUALITY PROTEIN: pentatricopeptide repeat-containing protein At1g77405 (The sequence of the model RefSeq protein was modified relative to this genomic sequence to represent the inferred CDS: deleted 1 base in 1 codon; substituted 4 bases at 4 genomic stop codons), with protein MGLSQPLSNRIIDQLAAAMIQNRPFDAVLASSTVSNPWTXQLVCDILRSIPRFFFISPRSIGRQKGFRHRSPLKQRNLREESAWRRLEVLVLGPGAYIDPKKASLGLQKATEFFFWIETHFGFQHNEITFRDMACLFAKGNDFKGLWDFLRQVSRRENXGSVVTTSSITCLMKCLGEEGLVKEALATFYRMKEYHCKPDVYAYNTIINALCRVGNFKKARFLLDQMXLPGFRYPPDAYTYTILISAYCRYGMQTGCRKAIRRRMWEANRMFREMLFRGFAPDVVTYNCLIDRCCKTNRIGRALELFEDMKKRECVPNQVTYNSFIRYCRVTNEIERGIEMMRMMEKVGHGVAGSSTYTPLIHALVETRRVAEARDSVVEMVEAGLVPREYNYKLVLDALSSEGVEGRLDEEVHKRXMREGIDQRCRRVMKIKPVMARKEVIHDK; from the exons ATGGGACTGTCGCAACCGTTAAGCAACCGCATTATCGATCAGCTCGCCGCCGCCATGATCCAAAACCGCCCATTCGACGCCGTCCTCGCCTCTTCAACAGTCTCGAATCCATGGACTTAGCAGCTCGTCTGTGACATTCTACGCTCTATCCCCAGATTCTTCTTCATCTCCCCACGTTCCATCGGTCGGCAAAAGGGTTTCCGTCACCGGTCACCGTTAAAACAGAGAAACCTCCGTGAAGAATCAGCCTGGCGCCGTCTCGAAGTCCTAGTTCTGGGTCCCGGCGCGTATATAGATCCTAAGAAAGCATCTCTCGGTTTGCAGAAAGCAACGGAGTTCTTCTTTTGGATCGAGACACACTTCGGTTTCCAACACAACGAGATCACTTTCAGAGACATGGCATGTTTGTTCGCCAAAGGAAATGACTTCAAAGGTCTCTGGGACTTTCTCCGGCAAGTCTCGAGACGGGAGAACTGAGGAAGTGTGGTGACAACATCGTCTATAACGTGTTTGATGAAATGCCTAGGAGAAGAAGGTCTTGTGAAAGAGGCATTAGCTACGTTCTATAGGATGAAAGAGTACCACTGCAAACCGGATGTTTACGCTTACAATACAATCATCAACGCTCTTTGCAGAGTAGGCAACTTCAAGAAGGCTCGGTTTCTGTTGGATCAGATGTAGTTACCGGGGTTTCGATACCCGCCGGATGCGTATACTTACACCATTTTGATAAGCGCGTACTGTAGATACGGGATGCAGACCGGATGCAGGAAGGCGATAAGGAGGAGGATGTGGGAAGCTAACCGAATGTTTAGGGAGATGCTCTTCAGAGGGTTTGCACCTGATGTAGTGACTTACAATTGCTTGATCGACAGATGCTGCAAAACGAACAGGATTGGTCGGGCGTTGGAGTTGTTTGAAGATATGAAGAAGAGAGAGTGCGTACCGAACCAGGTGACGTATAATTCTTTTATAAGGTATTGCAGGGTGACCAATGAGATAGAACGTGGGATCGAGATGATGAGGATGATGGAGAAGGTGGGTCACGGTGTAGCTGGTTCAAGCACGTACACGCCGCTGATACACGCTCTTGTTGAGACCAGGAGAGTGGCTGAGGCTCGGGATTCAGTGGTGGAGATGGTGGAGGCCGGGTTGGTTCCTAGAGAGTATAATTATAAGTTAGTGTTGGATGCTTTAAGCTCGGAAGGAGTGGAGGGTAGACTTGATGAAGAGGTGCATAAGAGA TGAATGAGAGAAGGTATAGACCAGAGATGTAGAAGAGTCATGAAGATCAAACCTGTCATGGCTAGAAAAGAGGTGATCCATGATAAATGA
- the LOC106326455 gene encoding uncharacterized protein LOC106326455 gives MPIIIIDDSFKRPGTVPFSWEIRPGVPKTPPGNTPLLQLQPPNYLSPLRLKPLSHSQPFLPPALSPPSSSFISKSKSRSLSPLAPSFSTPSKLKPPPRSHSGFYSSGPSFRSTPRAFSERWQLNRTNRILTRSESDPRPDFAFAGLGCFPTPKFRLRKNKSGGGLRKTGSRLERGYCSYMETMSPRTVSNRRSVSLRWDSPKSSSFSSLRFSPRLANEAEWAGFGLF, from the coding sequence ATGCCGATTATTATCATTGACGATTCTTTCAAGAGACCAGGAACTGTGCCTTTCAGCTGGGAGATCCGACCCGGTGTACCCAAGACCCCACCCGGAAACACACCTCTTCTCCAACTCCAACCTCCCAATTACCTCTCTCCTCTCCGTTTGAAACCATTGTCTCACTCTCAACCATTTCTCCCGCCGGCGCTTTCTCCGCCGTCGTCTTCTTTCATCTCCAAATCCAAGAGCCGTTCTTTATCTCCTCTCGCTCCTTCCTTCTCTACTCCATCAAAGCTCAAACCGCCACCACGGTCGCACTCTGGTTTCTACTCTTCGGGACCATCTTTCCGTTCTACCCCGCGTGCTTTCTCGGAGCGGTGGCAGTTAAACCGTACTAACCGGATCTTAACCCGATCAGAGTCCGATCCCAGACCGGACTTTGCTTTTGCCGGACTCGGGTGTTTCCCGACACCTAAGTTCAGGTTGAGAAAGAACAAGAGCGGTGGTGGTCTGAGAAAAACCGGGTCAAGGTTGGAGCGTGGTTACTGCTCCTATATGGAGACGATGTCGCCGAGGACTGTTTCTAACCGGAGATCAGTGTCTCTGAGATGGGACTCGCCGAAGTCGTCGTCGTTCTCTTCCCTCCGATTCTCGCCACGTCTCGCTAACGAAGCTGAATGGGCCGGGTTTGGACTATTTTGA
- the LOC106325037 gene encoding pentatricopeptide repeat-containing protein At1g77360, mitochondrial: MAIRVLNNQSRFVSAKLYSTSGQVIDVAEVTKKISKVMMSSPQQVLESALDQTGLRVSPEVAEDILNRFRNAGLLAYRFFQWSEKQRHYEHSVRAYHMMIESTAKIKQYKLMWDLINSMRKKKMLNVETFCIVMRKYARAQKVDEAVYAFNVMEKYDLAQNLAAFNGLLSALCKSKNVRKAQEIFETTRERFVPDSKTYSILLGGWGKEPNLPKAREVFREMIDAGCEPDVVTYSTMVDILCKAGRVDEALGVVRSMDSRICKPTSFIYSVLVHTYGTENRLEEAVETFLEMERSGVEADVAVFNSLIGAFCKANKIKNVYRVLKEMKSKGVTPNSKTCNIILRHLIECGEKDEAFDVFRKMIRVCEPDADTYTMMIKMFCEKKEMETANKVWRRMRKKGVFPSMHTFAVLINGLCEEGDTQRACVLLEEMIEMGIRPSGVTFGRLRQLLLKESRDDVVRFLNEKMNLLVNEPLCD, translated from the coding sequence ATGGCGATCAGAGTTCTCAACAATCAATCAAGATTTGTATCTGCAAAGCTATATAGTACAAGTGGACAAGTCATTGACGTTGCGGAAGTAACAAAGAAAATATCCAAAGTAATGATGTCTTCTCCCCAACAGGTTCTCGAATCAGCACTAGACCAAACTGGCTTAAGGGTCTCACCAGAAGTAGCAGAAGACATCCTCAACAGATTCAGGAACGCTGGTCTGTTAGCATACAGATTCTTCCAGTGGTCTGAAAAGCAACGCCACTACGAACACAGCGTCCGTGCCTACCACATGATGATCGAGTCCACAGCCAAGATAAAGCAGTATAAGCTCATGTGGGACCTCATCAACTCGATGAGGAAGAAGAAGATGCTAAACGTGGAGACCTTTTGTATAGTGATGAGGAAGTACGCGAGGGCGCAGAAGGTGGACGAGGCGGTTTACGCGTTTAACGTGATGGAGAAGTATGATTTGGCGCAGAATCTTGCTGCTTTTAATGGGCTGTTGAGTGCCTTGTGTAAGTCCAAGAACGTGAGGAAAGCTCAGGAGATATTCGAGACGACGAGAGAGAGGTTTGTGCCTGACTCCAAAACTTATAGTATATTGCTTGGTGGATGGGGGAAAGAACCAAACTTGCCTAAGGCGAGAGAGGTGTTCAGGGAGATGATTGATGCTGGTTGCGAGCCTGATGTAGTGACTTACAGTACAATGGTTGATATATTGTGTAAAGCTGGAAGAGTCGATGAAGCTCTTGGGGTTGTGAGGAGTATGGATTCAAGGATCTGCAAGCCGACGAGTTTCATCTATAGTGTGCTTGTGCATACTTACGGAACAGAGAACCGTCTTGAAGAGGCTGTGGAGACGTTTCTAGAGATGGAGAGAAGTGGTGTAGAAGCAGATGTAGCGGTTTTTAACTCGTTGATAGGCGCGTTTTGCAAGGCGAATAAGATTAAGAATGTGTATAGGGTTTTGAAAGAGATGAAGAGTAAAGGTGTGACGCCTAACTCCAAGACATGTAACATCATTCTACGCCATTTGATAGAATGCGGTGAGAAAGACGAAGCGTTTGATGTGTTTAGGAAGATGATCAGAGTGTGTGAGCCAGATGCAGACACATACACGATGATGATAAAGATGTTTTGTGAGAAGAAAGAGATGGAGACTGCTAATAAAGTGTGGAGGCGCATGAGGAAAAAGGGTGTTTTTCCGAGTATGCATACTTTTGCTGTTCTTATTAATGGGTTGTGCGAGGAGGGTGATACTCAAAGGGCTTGTGTTTTGTTGGAGGAGATGATTGAGATGGGGATTAGACCATCGGGTGTGACGTTTGGGAGATTAAGACAGCTGCTTTTGAAAGAGAGTAGAGATGATGTGGTCAGGTTTCTTAATGAGAAGATGAATCTTTTGGTCAATGAGCCTTTGTGTGATTGA
- the LOC106325048 gene encoding 1-aminocyclopropane-1-carboxylate oxidase 5, which produces MAIPVIDFSKINGEEREKTLSEIAKACEEWGFFQLVNHGIPLELLNKVKKLASDCYKTEREEAFKTSTPVKLLNELLEKNSGEKLENVDWEDVFTLLDHNQNEWPSNTSGLKETMVEYREEVRKLASKMMEVMDENLGLPEGYIKKAFNEGMEDGEETAFFGTKVSHYPPCPHPELVNGLRAHTDAGGVVLLFQDDEYDGLQVLKDGEWIDVQPMPNAIVINTGDQIEVLSNGRYKSAWHRVLAREEGNRRSIASFYNPSYKAAIGPAAEEGSEKKYPKFVFGDYMDVYANQKFMPKEPRFLAVKTL; this is translated from the exons ATGGCGATTCCTGTGATAGATTTCTCCAAGATCAATGGCGAAGAAAGGGAGAAGACACTCTCTGAAATCGCTAAAGCTTGCGAAGAATGGGGGTTTTTCCAG CTGGTGAACCATGGGATCCCATTGGAGCTTCTTAACAAGGTGAAGAAGCTGGCCTCAGATTGCTACAAAACAGAGAGAGAAGAAGCGTTCAAGACCTCAACTCCCGTGAAGCTACTCAACGAGTTGCTTGAGAAAAACTCTGGAGAGAAGCTCGAGAACGTTGACTGGGAAGATGTCTTCACTCTCTTAGACCACAACCAAAACGAATGGCCATCCAACACTTCTGGCCTCAA AGAGACGATGGTAGAATACAGAGAAGAAGTGAGGAAGTTAGCGAGCAAGATGATGGAAGTGATGGACGAGAACTTGGGTTTGCCTGAAGGTTACATAAAGAAAGCTTTTAACGAAGGCATGGAAGACGGAGAAGAGACGGCTTTCTTTGGAACCAAAGTTAGCCATTACCCACCTTGTCCTCATCCAGAGCTTGTCAATGGCCTTAGGGCTCATACCGATGCAGGAGGTGTCGTTTTGTTGTTCCAAGACGATGAGTACGATGGCCTTCAAGTGTTGAAAGATGGAGAGTGGATCGATGTTCAGCCGATGCCTAATGCTATTGTTATCAACACTGGTGATCAGATTGAAGTTCTTAGCAACGGAAG GTACAAGAGTGCATGGCACAGGGTGTTGGCGAGGGAGGAAGGAAACAGGAGGTCCATTGCTTCCTTCTACAATCCGTCGTACAAGGCGGCCATTGGGCCAGCGGCGGAGGAAGGAAGTGAGAAGAAGTATCCAAAGTTTGTGTTTGGAGATTATATGGATGTCTATGCAAACCAGAAGTTCATGCCTAAGGAGCCTCGTTTTCTTGCTGTGAAGACTCTCTAA